CGGGCACACCCGCTGGGCCGCGCTCGGCGACTCGATGCGCCGCCTGCTGATCGCCTCCGGCGCCGACGTCACGGCCGAGTACTACATCAACGACGCGGGCGCGCAGATGGACACCTTCGGCGCCTCCGTCCTGGCGAGCGCGAAGGGGGAGCCCACCCCCGAGGGCGGCTACCCCGGGGCGTACGTCGACGACCTGGCGGCCACCGCCCTTCGCCTGCGTCCCGACCTGCTCGACCTGCCGCACGACGAGGCTCTGGCGACCGCCCGGCAGCTCGCGTACGAGACCCAGCTGGGCGACATCCGGGGCACGCTGACGGACTTCGGCGTGGAATTCGACGTGTGGTTCTCCGAGACGACCCTGCACGAGGGCGGTGCGGTGGAGGCCGCGATCACCCGACTGCGCGAGCAGGGTCACGTCGACGACCGCGACGGCGCGGTGTGGCTGCGCACGACCGACTTCGGCGACGACAAGGACCGCGTCATGGTCCGCTCGGACGGGGTGCCGACGTACTTCGCCGCCGACGCCGCCTACTACCTGGACAAGAAGGACCGCGGCTTCCCGGAGAAGATCTACCTGTTGGGCGCCGACCACCACGGCTACGTCAGCCGCCTGAAGGCGATCGCGGCCTGCGCCGGCGACGACCCCGACCGCAACATCGAGATCCGCATCGGCCAGCTGGTCAACCTCGGCGGGGCCAAGCTGTCCAAGCGCGCCGGCAACATCATCGAGCTGCGCGACCTCATCTCCTGGATCGGCACCGACGCCGTGCGGTACTCGCTGGGACGCTACCCCGCGGACTCGCCGCTGAACCTCGACGGCGAGGAGCTGCGCAAGCAGACCAACGACAACCCCGTCTTCTACGTCCAGTACGCGCACGCCCGCACCTTCAACGTCGCGCGCCTGGCCGCGCAGGACGGCGTCGACCGCGACGCCGGCTTCGACCCCAGCCTGCTGTCCGACCCGACCGAGGCGGCCCTGCTGGCCGCGCTGG
The DNA window shown above is from Janibacter sp. A1S7 and carries:
- the argS gene encoding arginine--tRNA ligase; protein product: MTPEELSAAIRAALSATVDAGDLAVDVPAEIRVERPKQKEHGDWTSNIALQLAKPAGMKPRDVAALVGERLRAAEGIASVDIAGPGFLNITLDAASAGELARSIVDAGATYGRNEAMVGHTMNIEFISANPTGPLHIGHTRWAALGDSMRRLLIASGADVTAEYYINDAGAQMDTFGASVLASAKGEPTPEGGYPGAYVDDLAATALRLRPDLLDLPHDEALATARQLAYETQLGDIRGTLTDFGVEFDVWFSETTLHEGGAVEAAITRLREQGHVDDRDGAVWLRTTDFGDDKDRVMVRSDGVPTYFAADAAYYLDKKDRGFPEKIYLLGADHHGYVSRLKAIAACAGDDPDRNIEIRIGQLVNLGGAKLSKRAGNIIELRDLISWIGTDAVRYSLGRYPADSPLNLDGEELRKQTNDNPVFYVQYAHARTFNVARLAAQDGVDRDAGFDPSLLSDPTEAALLAALGDFPRIVAHAAQLREPHRVARYLEGLASHLHKWYDTCRIRPRRDEEITDTHRTRLWLNDATRQVLANGLDLLGVSAPERM